The genome window ATCTGTCCTTGATGAAGCTTGGCCGGGTGAAACCGTGGAACTGGCCTGGGTACACGATCAGTTCGGTCGGGACATGGAGCGACTTCAACGCCTGATACATCTGCTCTCCGCCGATGATCGGTACGTTGAAGTCGTTTATCCCGCCCATGTACAGGGTCGGGGTGTGCATCCGCTTGTCTGCCTCCAATAACGGGTAGCTCAGTTTCAGATACAGATCCCGGGCCTTCCACGGTACGCCCAGCTCGTTGTCGTATTGCAGGACGTATTCATCCGAGCCATAGAACGAGAGCGGGGCAGCGGAACCGGCACCGCTGATCGCGGCCTTGAACCGATCGTCAGAGGCGGTGGTGTAATCCGTCAGGATGCCGCCGTAGCTCCAGCCTCCGATACCCAGCTTGGCCGGATCGGCTACGCCCATCTTCACTACTTCGTCGACCGCTCCAAGCAGATCGATGACTTCCAGATGTCCCCAGTCGGCGAAGATGGCTTTTGCGTAATCCTGCCCACGACCGGAACTGCCGCGATAGTTCACGTTGATTTCGGCATATCCGTGCGCTGCGAACCATTGGCGTTCAAAGGCAAAGCTGTGATCATCCTGGCCGTTTGGTCCGCCGTGAATGAACAGGATCGTCGGCACCTTTTGGCCCGCCTTGTATCCAACCGGCCTGGTCAGGAGCCCGTGGACTTCTGTTCCGTCCTTGCTCTTTGACGTAAAGTCTTCGGTTGGCACCAGTGTCAGTTCAGCCTGGAGCGCATCGTTTTGCCTGCTCAACTGTCGAAGAGAATTGCCTTCCAGCGCGTAGATCTCTCCGAAATGGGTATCGTCTGTATGCCCTACGGCAATGTGTCCGGCGACGCACTCCAGAGAGGTCGTGGTGCCGGACTCGCTCAGGAGGCGATGCACTCCGTCCCCTGCCAGCTCGACCTCTGCCGGATATTCCGAGCGGTCATCGTTGACCAGGTAGAGCAGCTTGCCGTCTGTCAGGAAGCATGGCTGGCTGACGCTGCGGTCGAGCTTCGCGGCGGGATAGCTCACGGCGCCATCTACGGTGACCAGTGCGGGCCTTGCCTGGCTGTAGGCTCCCAATTCAGGCTTGGCGCCCTGGGTGTAGGCGATCGACTTGGAATCCGGTGACCAGGCCAGACGACCGCCATCGGGACCGATCCAGTTGGTGAGCTTTTTGGCGGTCGAGCCGGACTTGGTTGCAACGACAAATACATCGCTATTGTCGGAGCGGTCCGGATCTTCATCGTGATTGCTTACATACGCGATCCAGGCTCCGTTGGGAGACCAGATGGCCTTGCCTTCTTCCACATTTTTATCTGTCGTCAGTTTCTCGAACTTTTTGGTTGAGAGATCGTACAGATACAAGGCCTCTCGCTGATCATTGCCCAGATAGCCTTCAATGTCCTGCTTAAAGTGATAACGGTCGATCACAATCGGCTTTGGTGGGGTCGGCTTGCCTTCTTCGCCATCCGGCTCGGACTTGGGTTCCAAGGTCAGCAGCAGGTGCTTGCTATCGGGAGACCAGGCGTAATCATGCAGCTCCTGCTCGGTGATTCCGGTGAACTGATCGGCCTCGCCGCCCATGCGATTCAACACCCAGACCTGGGTTCCCTTGGCTTTACCTGCGCGGGAGGACAGAAATGAAATGTATTTGCCGTCGGGGCTGAAGGCGGGGCGCGAAGCTGAATCTTTGCCGAACGTCAGTTGCACGGCATTGCTGCCATCCCAGCGAACCATCCAAAGTTCGGAGTGCCCCTTATCCTCTTTGGTATCAATGCGCGAGACGGAATAGAGCAGCAATGTTCCGTCGGGAGAGATGACCGGGCTGCCGACACGCGCAATTCTGGCTAGATCGTCCAGCGAAATAGTCCGCTTGGCCGGTGTGTCAGCAAAGATATTCAAGGGAAGCAACGCAGCAACCAATCCGAAAGCCAGCAGGCCGCGGTAGACGAATCGAGACAACGTAAATTCAGGCATGGCCAGAGATTAGCATCCCTTGCCTGCTTCCTGGAGAGCAATATTTGCGGGGCTTCTGGCTGGCGAAAATGGCGTGAAATGCCATAAAACGCCCTTGCTGCGATAATAAAAGGGAAAGAAAGGTGGTTCTTACGTGCGTTTTGTCCCGTCCCGATTAGCTTTGTTATCGATAGTTTTTGTTTTTGCGATTGCAGTAGGCTGCAAAGCGCAGGAGACGAAAGATGCGAACAGCGTAAAAGATCCTGTATTAGCTCGCAAAATTGAGGTGCTCGTTCGCTCGCAATTCAACGTGCCGCCGGAGTACAACGTGACCTTGGGAGCGCGCAAGGCAGGCACGATCCCTGGCTACGACACTCTGCAAATTACCATCTCTCGCGGAGCACGCACGACGAGCACGGACTTCCTGATTTCTACGGACAATAACTCCCTTGCCCGGCTGGAGACCTTCAGCCTCGCCAATATTCCTGCATCGAATATTCCAGTCGACAAGCGCCCAATTCGCGGTAACCCGGCGGCCAAGGTCACGGTCATCAATTTTGACGATCTGGAATGCCCCTACTGCGCGCGCATGCATCAGGAGCTTTTCCCTCTGACCCTGGAGCGCTACAAGGATAAAGTTCGCTTTATCTACAAGGACGATCCGCTGACCGATTTACACCCCTGGGCCATGCATGCTGCGGTCAACGCCGGCTGCATCGCCGATCAGAATGACAAGGCTTATTGGGGCTACGTGGATTATCTGCACGCTCACGGCCAGGAGGTCACGGGCGAAGATCGCAATCCTCAAAAGAGCTTTGTAGAGCTCGACAAGATCGCGCGCGAGCAGGGGAAAATCTTCTCTCTCGATGCGGCCAAACTGGATGCGTGCCTGCAAAAGCAGGACGAAACAGCGATTCGCGCGTCTATGAAAGAGGCTGAGAGCCTCGGCGTGGACGGTACGCCTTCCCTCTTCGTCGACGGTGAGCACATTAATGGTGCGCTGCCCGCTGAGCAGGTCTGGATGGTGATTGATCGTGCCTTACGCGCAGCCGGGATTGAACCTCCCCCGCCTCCGGCAACTACTCCGACTCCTGCCCCTGGTTTAGGGCAGTAGGAAGATAGCTCCGGGAAATAGAAACCTCCCAGTTTTCTGTAACGGGGGCTGGGGTTTATCCTGATTGCCTGAGGCTGCGCCATCAAATGTTGCCAGCCAGGAGATGTTCGGTTGGCGCAAGCTTTGAAGTTTTCTGTAATTCGCAATGTACCCGTGCTCTTTCTCGCCGCGGGGCTGCTTTCCGTTGGCGTTATCGGCTGCCACCAGGCTCCGTCGCCGGAAGTGATGGCTACTGTCAACGGCAAGCAGATCGTGCAGGCGGATGTCGACCGCCTTTACAAGCAAAGTATGGGGCAAACTCCGCAGGCTCCCTCACCGGAGCAGGCCGCGATAGTGCGCCTCAATATCCTGCGCGGCTTGATCGATGACGAGATCGTACAGCAGCGAGCAGCGAAGCTGAATCTTGTGGCTACGGATGAAGAAGTCAATGCCAAGTTGACTGAATTCAAAGCGCCCTATACGCAGGAAGAGTTTGAGAGCCAGCTCAAGGCAAAGAATCTCACCCTCGAAGAACTGAAGCGCGATATCCGGCGTACGATCACCAAGAGCAAGCTGATCAATAAAGAAATCGAATCCAAGATCAACGTCACGGACTCGGAAATCAGCGACTACTATACGGTGCATAAGGCGGAGTTCAACCTGATTGAGCCGCAATATCGGCTGGCCGAAATTGTCGTTACCAACCAGCCGGCCAAGCAGGTCAGCAACCTCCAAAACAGCAAGGCGATGAACGACGCGGACGCCAAGAAAAAGATACAGATGCTGCGCAATCGTCTCGATAGCGGCGACGACTTTGCCTCTCTGGCAATGAACTACTCAGAGGATCAGTTTGCCAACAATGGCGGGGACGTTGGCCCCGTTTATGAGTCCTCTGTTCGAAGTACTTACCCTGAAGTATTTGCCGCGATAGACAAACTAAAGGCGGGGCAGACAACAGACGTGCTTCCTATCACGCAGGGGGAGGGTTCCAGCCGCAAGACTGTTGGCTATGCCCTTTATATGCTCATACAGAAAAGCCCGGCAGGCCAAAGAGAAATCACGGACCCGCGAACACGACAGACCATTCGCCAGACTCTGCGCGATAGTCATGCGCAGCTACTGCAGAACGCTTATTACGAAATGCTCCACAACGATTCCAAGGTTCACAATTACTATGCTGAGCAGATCCTGAAACAAGGCGCAAGCTAACGACTTAGCTGTGGTTGCGCCTTCGGCTTAAACCGTTTGTGATCGCGACGTATACCTCGTTCAGATTCTTCTGATTGTCTTCTGCTGCATTCTTTTGCTGGGGCCGCCTGCTTCGCTCGTATCCTACAGCCGGTGTCGATTGCGGGTCCTGGCTCCCGCCAGCCCGTTCAGTCCAGTCCGCCCTCCGTACAAGCCACGCTATAGTCTCATGCCGATTCCCTCGCAGGTGAGGGGTCATCGCTTTCGTTCATGATCTATACGTTCATGGGTCTATAGCCCTGGGCAGGAAAACAACGGCAGTACCATTGCTGGTCGTGGTATTGCGTTGACTGTGGGTTATGACTGTGGGTATTTCCGGCCAATATCAATATCTATCTGTAGATCTAGGGCTGGTGATCTAGTGTCTTCGGCCAAATGCAAGAGAGCCTCCCAATCGGGAGGCTCTCTTGATCGATACGTTGATACGTTTGATGAATGCTGCTACTTCATGTTTCCGCTTGAATCCATAACGATGCCGCCGGGGCCCTTGTCCTTCTTTGCTTCGTTTTCCTTACGGGTGCCCATAGCCTTGTGGCTCCAGTCCGTTGCGGAATCGACATCTGCCTTACGGGCTGCTTCATCGCCACAATCTACGTCTGCCTTGCGGCGATAGACGAGATTTAGATATTGCATTGCGTCGTCATAATTGGGGCGATTTTGAACGGCCAGATTGAGGTACTTCAGACCTTCTTCTACGAGCGGGCCATTCTGCTTCTGAATTTCAGAGCAAGTGCTTTTTACCATCGCTTTTACATTGCCCACACCGTCGTCATTCACGCCAGCGGGTAATGCTTTCAGAAGGTTTTCGTGTGCCTGCGTCCAGTCGATAACGCCGACGGTGTAGGCCGCTTCAGGGTCCTTGGGATCAACGGCTAGGACCTTCTTCTGCCAATCCTTAGCTTCGTTGAGGCGCTTGGTGTTGAAGTAAAGGCTGGCTACGCCCTTGAGGCTGTTGATGTCAGTGGGATCATCTGTAAGCACCTGTTGATATGTGTCGATGGCCTGTTGAGCCGTCTTCATATTTTCAGGAGAAGTCAATCCTGGTACGACATTCTGTGAGAGGGCCGTGGCAAGAAATACCTTCGCGGTCGGAAGCTTCGGGTCCAGATTTTCGGCATTTTGAAAAAAGTGAATAGCGGCTTCATACCTTCCGGCCTTGAACGCTTCTACTCCCTTGTTGAGTTGGTCCCGGGCTTTCAGACGGTCGCATCCGGTCATCGAAACCATCATGGCGACCAGGACAGCCGCTAGCACCGGCAGACGTGCGATTCGATTCATGTTCGTATCCTTCTCCTTCGAGTCGTCGCCAGCTTTATCGCGCCTGGTGTCTCCGCGCGGCTGAAGCGGATGGGAGTATCCGTATCCAGACATATGAGCATAATTCCGGTTGACTTGCTTTGCGCATCGTTTTCGGTGCGCAGAGCAAGAAAAAAGCAGCCCTGCCTACTAGGTAAGGGCTACTCTGCTACTGTCCTGCAGCGATCTTGGGGGTGATCAATCCAACGTGATCTACACCGGCAGCATGACCAATATCGATCACATCCGCGACCTGTGCGAAATTCACTTCGTCATCGCCCTTGATAAACATTACACGTTCTGCGCGATTTGAGTAGATCGTTGTCAACCGGGCCAGAAGATCTCCACGGGCGACGTCGTCCTGATTGATCTTGTATGCAACCGTCGAACCATTGGAGTGCAGGACTGACACCACGATGGCGCGATCGTTATCTGGCTGCTGTTTTTGCGGATCTTTAGGCGGCTGGGGAACCAGCGCGTCCAGACCCTTCGGTACGACTGGAACGATGACCATGAAGATGATCAAAAGAACCAACAGTACGTCGATCAGCGGCGTTACGTTAATGTCGGAGGATATTCCTCCAGGACCAGACCCACCTGTCATTGCCATGTCATAAACTCCCTGAATTTGTCCCGGTAGTATCGCGGGTTACTCTGGTGCCCCGGGTGTCTGCCGTTTTTCGGTCAGCAACCCGACAGATTCGACGCCCGCGGTGCGGACATCATCAATCGCGTTCTCAACATCAAGATACTTGGCACGTGCATCGGCACGTACGAAGATCTCCTTGCCGGGCTTATCGGCAAGCTTGTCGCGTACTTTGCCCCCAAGCTCGGAGGGCGCGACCTTGTCCTGCCCAAGATAGACGGTACCGTCGCGGGTCACGGCAACGACAATCGCGTCTTCTTTATCCGCATCTGCCATGGGCTGTGGATTATCTGTCTTTGCCAGATCTACGTTGACCTTATTCTGGAGCATCGGAGTGATGACCATGAAGATGATCAGCAACACGAGCATTACGTCCACCATGGGGGTGACGTTGATGTTCGAGTTAACCTTGGCGCCTTCGTTGCGTACTGAAATGCCCATGTATGTGCTCCACGCCTTTCGATGAAATCTGATCGCTCTTCATCGAGCCGAGTCACGCATCGTCTCTGAGAAACGCCGGCAGGGAAGTGTTTGCTTCCCTGCCTGCAAGAGAATCCCGCTCATGACTTGTATCGGCTCGGCAGTCCGCAGGCGGGTTTAGCGCTTGTGGCTCTGCTTGATGAAGTAGTCAACCAGCTCGCTCGATGAGTTATCCATCTCGACGTCGAAGGCTTCCACGCGTCCGCTGAAGTAGTTGAAGGTCATAACTGCCGGGATAGCCACGAGCAGTCCGAATGCGGTCGTTACCAGGGCTTCTGAAATACCGCCTGCGACTGCACCGATACCCGAAGACTTCTGGGTTGCGATCTGCTGGAAGGCGTTCAAAATACCCATAACCGTACCGAGCAAACCAACGAATGGAGCCGTCGCGCCGATGGTGGCGAGAACGCCCAGACCGCGCTTCAGCTTGGCATGCACGATGGCTTCAGCCCGCTCAAGAGCGCGCTTGGAGCTCTCGATGGTCTCTTCGTTGACTGCGCCGCCAGAGCTCTTGAACTCCTGGAGACCGGCAGTGACAACTTCTGCAAGGTGCGACTTCTTGCTGCGATCGGCGATCTTGATCGCTTCATCGAGCTTGCTGTCTTTCAGAGCGCCAGCGACCTTAGGAGCAAACTCGCGGGACTGCTTGCGGGCTGCTGTGAAGTAAAGGTAACGATCGATCATGACCGCGAGAGACCAGATGGACATGATGAAGAGCACGACTGCGATGCCCTTGGCGAAGTAACCCATGTTGGTCCAGAGACCAACGAGGCTGAAGTCAGGGCCTGCGGCTGCGTCCTGGAACATGGCAAGGCTGATCGGGTGTGAGGCGAGATGTGCAAATTGAGCGAGAATCACTGAATCGTTCCTCCTGGGGGTGCGTTCTATGCTGCGTAAGTAACTACCGAGGGGAATGCGTCCGTTGTCGGTGCACATTCAGGACATTGCGAAGGTGACTTCAGATTAGACGCGAAGTCACCCAGGAAGTGCATCAGCCACCCAGGCTGAAGACAACGTTGACAGTAGTTTCTACCTCAACGGGATCGCCGTTGAGAAGATACGGCTTGTAGCGCCAATTTCTCACGGCATCCATTGCGGCCTGCTGCAACATTGCAGGTCCACTCAGAACGCGTAAATTGATAATCCCACCGGTCTTGGAGATGGACGCCTGAAGGACGACCGTTCCCTGAACGCGGGCTGCCTTTGCAATCGCTGGATAAACGGGCAGAACTTTCTGCATCAGCAATCCGGTAGCGACACCCTGAGAGATGTTGACCTTCTTGGGAGGCTCCTGCTTGACGACTGGCTTCGCAGGACCGGTGCCGAAAACGCTACCAATTACGCCGCCAGCTACGCCGCCTGCTGAGCCTTCCATACCGGCAACTCCAAAGCTCGTGGATGGAGGAGCTTCTTTTTCCTCAACCTGCACAATCTTTTTGGGAATCTTGGTGGGAGCCATCAATTCATTGTTCATCAACTGAGGCTTCACCTGCGGATGCGGAACATCCGGTGGTGGTGGTGGCGGCGGTGGTGGCGGCGGTGGAGGAGCCGTCAGCAACGTAACCAACGAGGCCTTGGGCAGCGCCTCATAATTGATCAAAGGGTATATGATCGCGCCGGCGAGGATTCCTATGTTGATCGCAAATGTGGCGATCACCCAGGGGTTTCTCTTTTTGATCCGGTTGCTGGATTCGAACGTTGAATCTTCAAACATGGCCGACCTCGAATCTCGTATTAGGTTCTCTAAACTTTAGACACCGACGGTTCCAATTTTGTTCCCGGCCACTTCACCGGTTCAATCCCGCGCTGAGATAAGCGTGTTTCACCTATATCAGAACGACCCATTCACTGCAAAACATGCTGCTAAAACAGTGCAAGTTACGAGGCCTGCATATGCGGCAAGTTATGCTTTGCTGCGCTTGGCTGAAGGCAAAACTGCGGCCTTCCCCTTGCTGCCACGCCATCCCTGATAGGCCACGAGCATGGGAGCGGCGACCGCGATAGAGGAATACGTGCCGATCAAAATGCCTACGACCAATGCGAATGAGAAGCCACGCAATACTTCGCCGCCAAACAGATATAACGCGAGCACAGTAAGGAATGTCAATCCGGAAGTGAGCACAGTTCGGCTCAAAGTCTGATTAATGCTACGGTTTACCACGTCTGTGAGGCTCTCACGACGGGACAGGCGCAGGTTCTCGCGAATACGGTCGAAGACAACGATCGTATCGTTCATCGAATAACCGACAAGCGTGAGGATGGCCGCGATGACGGTGAGGCTTACCTCCTTATCGAACAAAGCGAAGAAGCCGACGGTGATGAGCGTGTCGTGAAAGACCGCGACAACAGCAGCCACGCCGTAGATGAGCTCGAATCGGAACCAGAGATAGATGAGCATGCCGATGAGCGAATAGAGCGTCGCCAGGCCAGCCTGCTTCTCCAACTGCTGCCCGACGGTTGGCCCGACGGACTCAACCCTCACGACAGTCGCATGATTGGCGTAGTGGGCCTGCAGCGCGTCCACGATCTGCTTCCGTCCTGAATCCACGGATGCATCGGATTGCTCAGGAAGACTGATCAGCATCTCGCGCTTGTCAGGGGTGTCATAGTTGACGATTTTCGCGTTGACGCCTGCAGCTTCAGTTGCCTTGCGGATCTGGTTTACGTCGGGATCATTCTGAAACTGCACCAGAACCTGCGTGCCGCCGCGGAAGTCGACGCCCAGTGGCACAGGGCTGCCGGTATGCGCCAGATGCAGGCCCATGGAGATCAGGCCGGCCACGCTGAAGATCAATGAAAAGCCGAGGAAATACCACTTCCTCCCCAGCCAGTCGATATTTGCATTGTGAAAGAGTTCCACGATTCCTATACCTTCCCAATCTCTTGGCGGAACGGCAGTTCCAGATTCGCTGCCGCCCCGCTAACTTACCTAACTACCAACTCGCCGAGTCACTAAATCGAGAGCTTTTGACCTGCCAGCTTGTGATTCACATGCGAGTCGAAAATCACGCGTGAAACAAAGACAGCGGTGAACAAATTCGCCAACAGACCGAACGTCAGCGTGACGGCAAATCCCTTTACCGGACCGGTGCCGAACATGAACAGAATCGCTGCCGAAACGATGGTCGTTACGTGCGTATCGACGATCGTGATCCATGCATGAGCAAAGCCCTGATCCACGGCCTGCGCAGGACCTTTGCCCGCGCGCATCTCTTCGCGAATACGCTCGAAGATGAGCACGTTGGAGTCGACACCCATACCGATGGTCAGGATGACTCCGGCGATGCCCGGCAGCGTGAGAGTAGCGTGGCTGTAGCCCATGAATCCGAGCAGGATCACGAGGTTCAGGAAGAGTGCGAGATCCGCATTGATACCCGCGCCTCGATAGTAGATCAGCATGAAGACCATGACGGCCAGCATGCCTGCTACGGCAGCTACAACTCCCTGCTTGATGGAGTCGGAGCCGAGCGAAGCTCCAACGGTACGCGCCTCAAGCTGCGTGATGCTGGCCGGAAGTGCGCCTGTACGCAGGGTGAAGGAAAGCGTCTCGATCTGCTCTTTGCTGAACTGGCCTTCAATCTGGCCGTTGTCCCGAATCGCGCCGTTGATGATGGCTACATTCTTTACACGGCTGCCGAGAACGATCGCCATGTAGGTGTGAATGTGCGTGGAGGTGTAGTCGTAGAAGCGCTCTCCGCCTGCGTTGGTCAGCACGAAGTTCACGCCCTGACGGCCGGTGTCGCTGGAGTCAATCGCACTCGCGTCGCGGAAGTCGCGTCCACCGACGATGGAAACGCGCTTGAGCCGGAAGACGTGATCCTGGGAGTCGGAAGTGATGCCCTGGCTGTCTCCGTGGAGTATCAACTCATCCGGAGGAAGCGATCCGTTCACGCTGGTCAATGCTTCCTGCTCGCTGGCATAGCCCTGCGGATCACCAGTCACTTCATGCACCTCAAGGCGCGAGGTGGACTGAATAATGTCGCTTACGCGGTCCAGGTTGTCGATGCCCGGCAGCTCAACGAGGATCTGGTTTTCGCCCAATCCGTAGCGTTGAATCTCGGGCTCGCTTACGCCTAGTTGGTCTACGCGGTCACGAATGGTGTCGATCGACTGATCAACCGCCTTCGATTCCAGATCGGCCAGTAGAGAAGGCTTCATGGTAAGAGTGAAGCCGTTACCGCCGCTGAGGCTTGCGATGTCGTATTCCACGCCGTAGCGGTCGCTCAGTTCATTGCGAACATCGCTGGACTTGGTTGGGTCGATGCCGGAAACCGTGATGATATGCGGGGAATCCGGATTCGGAACCACCTGCGTGAACGTCAGATGATTCGTCTGCAAATCCTGCTCGATGCGGGCCACGGTATTGTCTGCGTCCGCTCTTACAGCATCCTTCACGTGCACCTGCAACACCAGATGGGCGCCGCCGCGCAGATCGAGCCCCAGATGAATGCGTTGTGTGATCGCACTCGTGATGGCTGCTCCCGTTACACCTTTGGGAATGCCAAAGATGCCGTAAAGGCATACCAACAGGACGCCAAAGATAATTGCAATCTTGCCGTTCAGATTTTTCTTCATGGTTATATCGTCAGTACGCACAATGTCGGCGGCTAATTCAGCCGTCGATTGTAGCTACTTGCTTCCTTCTTCCTGGGT of Acidicapsa ligni contains these proteins:
- a CDS encoding S9 family peptidase: MPEFTLSRFVYRGLLAFGLVAALLPLNIFADTPAKRTISLDDLARIARVGSPVISPDGTLLLYSVSRIDTKEDKGHSELWMVRWDGSNAVQLTFGKDSASRPAFSPDGKYISFLSSRAGKAKGTQVWVLNRMGGEADQFTGITEQELHDYAWSPDSKHLLLTLEPKSEPDGEEGKPTPPKPIVIDRYHFKQDIEGYLGNDQREALYLYDLSTKKFEKLTTDKNVEEGKAIWSPNGAWIAYVSNHDEDPDRSDNSDVFVVATKSGSTAKKLTNWIGPDGGRLAWSPDSKSIAYTQGAKPELGAYSQARPALVTVDGAVSYPAAKLDRSVSQPCFLTDGKLLYLVNDDRSEYPAEVELAGDGVHRLLSESGTTTSLECVAGHIAVGHTDDTHFGEIYALEGNSLRQLSRQNDALQAELTLVPTEDFTSKSKDGTEVHGLLTRPVGYKAGQKVPTILFIHGGPNGQDDHSFAFERQWFAAHGYAEINVNYRGSSGRGQDYAKAIFADWGHLEVIDLLGAVDEVVKMGVADPAKLGIGGWSYGGILTDYTTASDDRFKAAISGAGSAAPLSFYGSDEYVLQYDNELGVPWKARDLYLKLSYPLLEADKRMHTPTLYMGGINDFNVPIIGGEQMYQALKSLHVPTELIVYPGQFHGFTRPSFIKDRYERWLAWYDHYVAGKDTPASPIAKPAPKPTPETPAK
- a CDS encoding DsbA family protein; translated protein: MRFVPSRLALLSIVFVFAIAVGCKAQETKDANSVKDPVLARKIEVLVRSQFNVPPEYNVTLGARKAGTIPGYDTLQITISRGARTTSTDFLISTDNNSLARLETFSLANIPASNIPVDKRPIRGNPAAKVTVINFDDLECPYCARMHQELFPLTLERYKDKVRFIYKDDPLTDLHPWAMHAAVNAGCIADQNDKAYWGYVDYLHAHGQEVTGEDRNPQKSFVELDKIAREQGKIFSLDAAKLDACLQKQDETAIRASMKEAESLGVDGTPSLFVDGEHINGALPAEQVWMVIDRALRAAGIEPPPPPATTPTPAPGLGQ
- a CDS encoding SurA N-terminal domain-containing protein, whose translation is MAQALKFSVIRNVPVLFLAAGLLSVGVIGCHQAPSPEVMATVNGKQIVQADVDRLYKQSMGQTPQAPSPEQAAIVRLNILRGLIDDEIVQQRAAKLNLVATDEEVNAKLTEFKAPYTQEEFESQLKAKNLTLEELKRDIRRTITKSKLINKEIESKINVTDSEISDYYTVHKAEFNLIEPQYRLAEIVVTNQPAKQVSNLQNSKAMNDADAKKKIQMLRNRLDSGDDFASLAMNYSEDQFANNGGDVGPVYESSVRSTYPEVFAAIDKLKAGQTTDVLPITQGEGSSRKTVGYALYMLIQKSPAGQREITDPRTRQTIRQTLRDSHAQLLQNAYYEMLHNDSKVHNYYAEQILKQGAS
- a CDS encoding tetratricopeptide repeat protein, which gives rise to MNRIARLPVLAAVLVAMMVSMTGCDRLKARDQLNKGVEAFKAGRYEAAIHFFQNAENLDPKLPTAKVFLATALSQNVVPGLTSPENMKTAQQAIDTYQQVLTDDPTDINSLKGVASLYFNTKRLNEAKDWQKKVLAVDPKDPEAAYTVGVIDWTQAHENLLKALPAGVNDDGVGNVKAMVKSTCSEIQKQNGPLVEEGLKYLNLAVQNRPNYDDAMQYLNLVYRRKADVDCGDEAARKADVDSATDWSHKAMGTRKENEAKKDKGPGGIVMDSSGNMK
- a CDS encoding ExbD/TolR family protein; this encodes MAMTGGSGPGGISSDINVTPLIDVLLVLLIIFMVIVPVVPKGLDALVPQPPKDPQKQQPDNDRAIVVSVLHSNGSTVAYKINQDDVARGDLLARLTTIYSNRAERVMFIKGDDEVNFAQVADVIDIGHAAGVDHVGLITPKIAAGQ
- a CDS encoding ExbD/TolR family protein gives rise to the protein MGISVRNEGAKVNSNINVTPMVDVMLVLLIIFMVITPMLQNKVNVDLAKTDNPQPMADADKEDAIVVAVTRDGTVYLGQDKVAPSELGGKVRDKLADKPGKEIFVRADARAKYLDVENAIDDVRTAGVESVGLLTEKRQTPGAPE
- a CDS encoding MotA/TolQ/ExbB proton channel family protein, translated to MILAQFAHLASHPISLAMFQDAAAGPDFSLVGLWTNMGYFAKGIAVVLFIMSIWSLAVMIDRYLYFTAARKQSREFAPKVAGALKDSKLDEAIKIADRSKKSHLAEVVTAGLQEFKSSGGAVNEETIESSKRALERAEAIVHAKLKRGLGVLATIGATAPFVGLLGTVMGILNAFQQIATQKSSGIGAVAGGISEALVTTAFGLLVAIPAVMTFNYFSGRVEAFDVEMDNSSSELVDYFIKQSHKR
- a CDS encoding energy transducer TonB; protein product: MFEDSTFESSNRIKKRNPWVIATFAINIGILAGAIIYPLINYEALPKASLVTLLTAPPPPPPPPPPPPPDVPHPQVKPQLMNNELMAPTKIPKKIVQVEEKEAPPSTSFGVAGMEGSAGGVAGGVIGSVFGTGPAKPVVKQEPPKKVNISQGVATGLLMQKVLPVYPAIAKAARVQGTVVLQASISKTGGIINLRVLSGPAMLQQAAMDAVRNWRYKPYLLNGDPVEVETTVNVVFSLGG
- the secF gene encoding protein translocase subunit SecF encodes the protein MELFHNANIDWLGRKWYFLGFSLIFSVAGLISMGLHLAHTGSPVPLGVDFRGGTQVLVQFQNDPDVNQIRKATEAAGVNAKIVNYDTPDKREMLISLPEQSDASVDSGRKQIVDALQAHYANHATVVRVESVGPTVGQQLEKQAGLATLYSLIGMLIYLWFRFELIYGVAAVVAVFHDTLITVGFFALFDKEVSLTVIAAILTLVGYSMNDTIVVFDRIRENLRLSRRESLTDVVNRSINQTLSRTVLTSGLTFLTVLALYLFGGEVLRGFSFALVVGILIGTYSSIAVAAPMLVAYQGWRGSKGKAAVLPSAKRSKA
- the secD gene encoding protein translocase subunit SecD, which produces MKKNLNGKIAIIFGVLLVCLYGIFGIPKGVTGAAITSAITQRIHLGLDLRGGAHLVLQVHVKDAVRADADNTVARIEQDLQTNHLTFTQVVPNPDSPHIITVSGIDPTKSSDVRNELSDRYGVEYDIASLSGGNGFTLTMKPSLLADLESKAVDQSIDTIRDRVDQLGVSEPEIQRYGLGENQILVELPGIDNLDRVSDIIQSTSRLEVHEVTGDPQGYASEQEALTSVNGSLPPDELILHGDSQGITSDSQDHVFRLKRVSIVGGRDFRDASAIDSSDTGRQGVNFVLTNAGGERFYDYTSTHIHTYMAIVLGSRVKNVAIINGAIRDNGQIEGQFSKEQIETLSFTLRTGALPASITQLEARTVGASLGSDSIKQGVVAAVAGMLAVMVFMLIYYRGAGINADLALFLNLVILLGFMGYSHATLTLPGIAGVILTIGMGVDSNVLIFERIREEMRAGKGPAQAVDQGFAHAWITIVDTHVTTIVSAAILFMFGTGPVKGFAVTLTFGLLANLFTAVFVSRVIFDSHVNHKLAGQKLSI